A region from the Kribbella shirazensis genome encodes:
- a CDS encoding helix-turn-helix domain-containing protein — translation MSTTDTERADHLRVLGLSDDEIRVYQHLLRTGPSSITELDDAVPDREHSIDSALGGLVQAGLARRSGSDHARYLPVPPDAGLEALTLRRESELKQARIDVLNAYDEFRRTVHNESTTHLIEVVTGSAIVERIHQIKGGAQREILAIDSPPYYIGGPNQEEIDHLKRGVAYRVVYSPESVEVPGYLTENILPCVEAGEQARVLPDVPAKLTIIDGSIAYVSMSVRDTEVNRSLLIIRPSSLLTALIGMFELCWRNALPLHASVGAEDDRLEPIERRLLALLATGAADDTIARTLGISRRTFFRYLERLMNRTGASTRFQLALHAARENWL, via the coding sequence GTGAGCACCACGGACACGGAGCGTGCCGACCACCTGAGGGTGCTCGGGCTCAGCGACGACGAGATCAGGGTCTACCAGCACCTGCTGCGGACCGGGCCGTCGTCGATCACCGAACTGGACGATGCGGTCCCCGACCGCGAGCACTCGATCGACAGCGCCCTCGGAGGGCTGGTGCAGGCCGGTCTGGCACGCAGGTCCGGCTCGGATCACGCCCGCTACCTGCCGGTGCCGCCGGACGCCGGGCTGGAGGCCCTCACGCTGCGCCGTGAGTCGGAACTGAAGCAGGCCCGCATCGACGTCCTGAACGCGTACGACGAGTTCCGCCGGACCGTGCACAACGAGTCCACCACGCACCTGATCGAGGTGGTCACCGGCAGCGCGATCGTCGAGCGGATCCACCAGATCAAGGGCGGCGCCCAGCGCGAGATCCTGGCCATCGACTCCCCGCCGTACTACATCGGCGGCCCGAACCAGGAGGAGATCGACCACCTGAAGCGCGGGGTCGCCTACCGGGTCGTGTACTCACCGGAGTCCGTCGAGGTGCCCGGCTACCTGACCGAGAACATCCTCCCCTGCGTCGAGGCGGGTGAGCAGGCTCGCGTGCTGCCCGACGTACCGGCGAAGCTGACGATCATCGACGGGTCGATCGCCTACGTGTCGATGTCGGTGCGCGACACCGAGGTGAACCGGTCACTGCTGATCATCCGCCCGAGCAGCCTGCTGACCGCGTTGATCGGGATGTTCGAGCTGTGCTGGCGCAACGCGCTGCCGCTGCACGCCTCGGTCGGCGCCGAGGACGACCGCCTGGAGCCGATCGAACGCCGGCTGCTCGCCCTGCTGGCGACCGGGGCGGCGGACGACACCATCGCCCGCACGCTCGGCATCAGCCGCCGGACGTTCTTCCGCTACCTGGAACGCCTGATGAACCGCACCGGCGCCAGCACCCGCTTCCAGCTAGCCCTCCACGCCGCCCGAGAGAACTGGCTGTAG
- a CDS encoding ABC transporter permease: MNATSVDEEFNPSVHVYEPHKVGLPALRPYFKALWQRREFAAEMSRTSIRAANTNTFFGQVWLVLNPLLLAAVYYLLVDIIAGGAAKQDASLRFAHMCGGLFAFYYFSGAMTAGAASVVGGGKLLMNMSFPRMLLPLSAVRTAFFRFLPTLGVYLVIHLVMRQPLHWQMLLAPAFLIMLTVFAAGMGMIFAALQVYFRDTTSFLPYFVRIWLYLSPVLWFAEDAPAKFKGFIQFNPLYTLLGGWTDLLVKGRIPNLEMWLGAGFWAVVAFLIGALFFMSREREFVVRL, translated from the coding sequence ATGAACGCGACTAGCGTCGACGAGGAGTTCAACCCGTCGGTGCACGTGTACGAACCACACAAGGTCGGCCTGCCCGCACTGCGCCCCTACTTCAAGGCACTGTGGCAGCGGCGTGAGTTCGCGGCGGAGATGTCCCGGACGAGTATCCGGGCGGCCAACACGAACACCTTCTTCGGACAGGTGTGGCTGGTACTGAACCCGCTGCTGCTGGCGGCGGTTTACTACCTGCTGGTCGACATCATCGCCGGTGGTGCTGCCAAGCAGGACGCCTCCTTGCGGTTCGCTCACATGTGCGGCGGTCTGTTCGCTTTCTACTACTTCTCCGGTGCGATGACGGCCGGCGCGGCGAGCGTGGTCGGCGGCGGCAAGCTGCTGATGAACATGTCGTTCCCGCGGATGCTGCTGCCGTTGTCCGCGGTCCGGACGGCGTTCTTCCGGTTCCTGCCGACCTTGGGTGTCTACCTCGTCATCCACCTGGTGATGCGTCAGCCGCTGCACTGGCAGATGCTGCTGGCCCCGGCGTTCCTGATCATGCTGACGGTCTTCGCCGCCGGCATGGGCATGATCTTCGCGGCCCTGCAGGTGTACTTCCGGGACACCACGAGCTTCCTGCCGTACTTCGTCCGGATCTGGCTGTACCTGTCGCCGGTGCTGTGGTTCGCCGAGGACGCCCCGGCGAAGTTCAAGGGCTTCATCCAGTTCAACCCGCTGTACACCCTGCTGGGCGGCTGGACCGATCTGCTCGTCAAGGGCAGGATCCCGAACCTGGAGATGTGGCTCGGGGCCGGCTTCTGGGCGGTGGTCGCGTTCCTCATCGGCGCGTTGTTCTTCATGTCGAGGGAGCGTGAGTTCGTTGTCCGTCTCTGA
- a CDS encoding aspartate kinase, which translates to MGRVVHKYGGSSVADADCIKRVAQRIVATKKAGNDVVVVISAMGDTTDELMDLAQQVSPLPPPRELDMLLTSGERISAALLAMAIANLGYEARSFTGSQAGVITTSAHGNARIIDITPGRIEEALSEGHVAIVAGFQGVAQDTKDITTMGRGASDTTAVALAASLEAEYCEIYTDVDGIFTADPRIVPAAKQIPKISYEEMLEMAACGAKVLHLRCVEYARRYNVPVHVRSSFSQKEGTWVVDAKELDQMEQAIISGVVQDRGEAKITVVGVPDKPGEAARIFETVAGADTNIDMIVQNVSAVATNRTDISFTLPRADGARAMSALARMKDEVGYEQLLYDDQIGKVSVVGVGMRSHPGVSAKFFSALADAGVNIEMISTSEIRISVVVDENLVDAAVTAAHTAFDLDDEHTQAVVYGGTGR; encoded by the coding sequence GTGGGACGCGTCGTACACAAGTACGGCGGTTCTTCGGTCGCCGACGCCGATTGCATCAAGCGTGTGGCCCAACGGATCGTCGCGACGAAGAAGGCCGGGAACGACGTGGTGGTCGTCATCTCCGCGATGGGCGACACCACCGACGAACTGATGGACCTGGCCCAGCAGGTCTCACCGCTGCCGCCGCCGCGCGAGCTCGACATGCTGCTCACCTCGGGTGAGCGGATCTCGGCCGCGCTGCTGGCGATGGCGATCGCCAACCTGGGTTACGAGGCGCGCAGCTTCACCGGCTCGCAGGCCGGTGTGATCACCACCTCCGCGCACGGCAACGCCCGGATCATCGACATCACGCCGGGCCGGATCGAGGAAGCGCTGTCGGAGGGCCACGTTGCGATCGTGGCCGGGTTCCAGGGCGTCGCCCAGGACACCAAGGACATCACCACGATGGGCCGCGGCGCCTCCGACACCACCGCGGTCGCGCTGGCCGCGTCGCTGGAGGCCGAGTACTGCGAGATCTACACCGACGTGGACGGCATCTTCACCGCGGACCCGCGGATCGTGCCGGCCGCGAAACAGATCCCGAAGATCTCCTACGAGGAGATGCTCGAGATGGCCGCCTGCGGCGCCAAGGTGCTGCACCTGCGCTGCGTCGAGTACGCGCGGCGCTACAACGTCCCCGTCCATGTGCGTTCCTCCTTCTCGCAGAAGGAAGGCACCTGGGTCGTCGATGCGAAGGAACTGGATCAGATGGAACAGGCGATCATCTCCGGCGTCGTGCAGGACCGCGGCGAGGCCAAGATCACCGTGGTCGGTGTGCCGGACAAGCCCGGTGAGGCGGCCCGGATCTTCGAGACGGTCGCCGGCGCCGACACCAACATCGACATGATCGTGCAGAACGTGTCGGCGGTGGCCACGAACCGTACCGACATCTCCTTCACCCTCCCGCGCGCCGACGGCGCCCGGGCGATGTCCGCGCTGGCGCGGATGAAGGACGAGGTCGGTTACGAGCAGTTGCTGTACGACGACCAGATCGGAAAGGTCTCCGTCGTCGGCGTCGGAATGCGCTCGCACCCGGGCGTGTCGGCAAAGTTCTTCTCCGCGCTGGCCGACGCCGGCGTGAACATCGAGATGATCTCCACCTCGGAGATCCGGATCTCGGTGGTCGTGGACGAGAACCTGGTGGATGCCGCCGTGACCGCGGCGCACACCGCATTCGATCTGGACGACGAGCACACCCAGGCTGTCGTGTACGGAGGAACGGGACGGTGA
- a CDS encoding aspartate-semialdehyde dehydrogenase codes for MTPVSAVENTIEDRTGLPSLAVVGATGAVGSVMLTLLSTRQNVWGEIRLIASERSAGKRLQVRGEEVEVVAISEDAFDGIDVAMFDVPDEVSAQWAPVAAAKGAVVVDNSGAFRMDPDVPLVVPEVNAEAARNRPKGIIANPNCTTLSMIVAMGALHHRYELEQLVVASYQAASGAGQAGIDALYDQLTKVSGNRELGSTPGDVRRVVGNDLGPFPAPLALNVVPWAGSLKDDGWSSEEMKVRNESRKILGLPDLKVSATCVRVPVVTTHSLSVHARFVQEVDADGAREVLRDAPGVLLFDNPAEGEFPTPADVVGTDPTWVGRIRKSLDDPNALELFVCGDNLRKGAALNTAQIAEVVAKEFIPAEA; via the coding sequence GTGACCCCTGTGAGCGCTGTGGAGAACACGATCGAGGACCGGACGGGGCTGCCCTCCCTGGCGGTGGTCGGTGCTACCGGCGCCGTCGGGTCGGTGATGCTGACCCTGCTCTCGACCAGGCAGAACGTCTGGGGCGAGATCCGGCTGATCGCCTCCGAGCGCTCCGCGGGCAAGCGGCTCCAGGTCCGCGGCGAGGAGGTCGAGGTCGTCGCGATCAGCGAGGACGCCTTCGACGGCATCGACGTGGCGATGTTCGACGTACCGGACGAGGTGTCCGCGCAGTGGGCCCCGGTCGCGGCCGCCAAGGGTGCCGTCGTGGTGGACAACTCCGGCGCCTTCCGGATGGACCCGGACGTCCCGCTGGTGGTCCCCGAGGTGAACGCCGAAGCGGCCCGGAACCGGCCGAAGGGCATCATCGCCAACCCGAACTGCACGACCCTGTCGATGATCGTCGCGATGGGCGCGCTGCACCACCGCTACGAGCTCGAGCAGCTCGTGGTGGCGTCGTACCAGGCCGCGTCCGGCGCCGGGCAGGCCGGCATCGACGCGCTGTACGACCAGCTCACCAAGGTGTCGGGCAACCGTGAGCTCGGCAGTACGCCGGGCGACGTGCGGCGCGTGGTCGGCAACGACCTCGGCCCGTTCCCGGCCCCGCTGGCGCTCAACGTCGTACCGTGGGCCGGCTCGCTGAAGGACGACGGCTGGTCGTCCGAGGAGATGAAGGTCCGCAACGAGTCCCGCAAGATCCTCGGCCTGCCGGACCTGAAGGTGTCCGCGACCTGTGTGCGCGTCCCGGTCGTCACCACGCACTCGTTGTCGGTGCACGCCCGCTTCGTGCAGGAGGTCGACGCCGACGGCGCCCGCGAGGTACTGCGGGACGCGCCGGGCGTGCTGCTGTTCGACAACCCGGCCGAGGGTGAGTTCCCGACGCCGGCGGACGTGGTGGGTACGGACCCGACCTGGGTCGGCCGGATCCGCAAGTCGCTCGACGACCCGAACGCGCTGGAGCTGTTCGTCTGCGGCGACAACCTCCGCAAGGGCGCGGCGCTCAACACGGCGCAGATCGCCGAGGTCGTCGCCAAGGAGTTCATCCCGGCCGAGGCCTGA